The genomic interval AGAGCGCGAACCAGGATTTGGCCACCCAGCGGTAGGGCGACGTTGACTTCGACGATCAGCCACCAGTCCACCCCCGCCAGGGCGGGATGTCCCGTCATAGCCAGCCGCACGGCTTGGAGAGTGGCGACCATAGTGGCCACCCCGAAGTTATAGAGCATCCATCCGGTGCTGTGAAAAAACGCGACGTAGGCGCCGCTGGTAGCGAAGGCGATGCAGCCGATCAAGGCGGCTAGAGGATTGGGGTGGGCCAGACAGGCTAGCGCGATCGAGGTGTTGACGACTACGACGAAGGCCAGTGATTGGGCGCGGGTTGGCCACCGCCAGGTAAATAACGCCATCCCGGCCAGGCCGCCGATCACAGCGATCCAGGTCATTGCCACCGGGACGGGCTCGCGGGGGCCATCCTGGCTGGTCAACAACACGATCAGACAGGCGACAAATGACGAGCTCAGGAAGGCCATCACAGCGCGAGTGGGCCCGCTCATTTTTCGGGCCGCCAGGTATCCCGACAGCCAGTTATAGTGGTCGCTTTGCCAGAACCGACGACTGATGACCGACATCATCGTCGCCCCCAACGCTGCCATGAATCCCCCGCGTCTGCGCAGAGGCAATGGTGAACCATTCCCGCACACTCTGCCACCTGCTGGTCCGCCCCGGGAAACGAGATAGGTGCCCGTATCAGCAAGGTGCGTTTGACGCAGTCGTCGTGCCCATGCTCTCGTTTCTAAAGAGTCGAGACTGGTCAGATTCTTGCTTGGGCCAAAGCGGCCAGGCGGTGCAGGATGACGGACGTGACCGCTTCCGCAGTGCCGACGCCGATGTTGTCCTATCGCAGCTGGCTGCCCCGTCTGACCAGTCGCGTCCTGCTCGATCTGCGGATCTGGATGATGGGGTTCGGACTTCTCATCGGCCTTATCTTCCCGTTCGCGGTCGTCCCCCTGGGGGTCGCGCATGACGTGGCGCTCCGCCCAGCCTTCTTCGCTGCGACGATCCTGGCCGGCCTGCTGGTCGGCGCCATCAATACCGCTCTCGTCCAGATGGTTGTGGGGGTCCGGCTGCGAGCACTGGCCGTGAGCATGAGACGTGTCGAGGTTTCGCTGCGCGAGGCCACAGAGACGGGCGACTGGTCGTCGTGCGACCCGGCATCCTGCCACGTTCCAGTCGACTCCACCGACGAGCTCGGCGAGTCTGCCGACTCCTTCAACCATCTCGTTGAGAGCTTGGCCGCCAGTCACCGGGTGAACGACGGAATATCGGCCATCGGAGAGGCGCTCGCCGCGCACCTGGAACTCGCGTCACTGGCCGAGTCGACCCTCCACGAGTTGACGATACGTACGGGTATCGACGGAGCCGCCCTGTTGGTGGTCAATGCCGGCCGCGTCGACCTCGTCGGCTCACTCGGCATTCGGGACGCGTCGGGTCTCGCGGATTCCGACGCCGTCCAGAACGTCGTCCGGTCACACGAAGTCCGGGTTCTCCACCTGCCTCCTGAGGTCACCGTGACCGGGACGGTCGTCACCTTCGTCCCTGCCGAGGTGCGGGTCCTTCCCGTCCGCCACGGAGTCGCCACCGTCGGCGTCCTGGTACTCGCGGCAGCCCGCCCCATGGATCGCGAGGCCGTCGCCGTCGTCGAGTCGGCTCTTCCCAACCTGGCCGTCGCCCTCACCAATGCCCTCAATCACCAGGATCTGCAACGGGTTGCCGCTCTCGATCCGCTGACGTCTGTCTACAACCGCCGGTTCGGAGTCGAGCGGCTCAAGGAGGAAGTCGCTCGTTCCCAGCGGTCCGGGGACGCCCTCGGACTCCTCATACTCGACCTCGACCACTTCAAGTCAGTCAACGACACCTACGGCCACCTCGTCGGTGATCAAGTGCTCCAAT from Mycolicibacterium crocinum carries:
- a CDS encoding GGDEF domain-containing protein, whose amino-acid sequence is MAALGATMMSVISRRFWQSDHYNWLSGYLAARKMSGPTRAVMAFLSSSFVACLIVLLTSQDGPREPVPVAMTWIAVIGGLAGMALFTWRWPTRAQSLAFVVVVNTSIALACLAHPNPLAALIGCIAFATSGAYVAFFHSTGWMLYNFGVATMVATLQAVRLAMTGHPALAGVDWWLIVEVNVALPLGGQILVRALAGDLVRADTDPLTGLLNRRAFHRKALGMIHTRPSNANYLMVMLIDLDNFKALNDTHGHKAGDQALVHTARTLSATADPQAVIARIGGEEFLLATTAPTCTAESLATQLCTAIATTPERVTASIGAVCTPLDSTTPTDHDVLLEKLVAAADAAMYSAKRDGGNQVHHPDHPNTEQRSVRGTSDRN
- a CDS encoding GGDEF domain-containing protein, whose translation is MTASAVPTPMLSYRSWLPRLTSRVLLDLRIWMMGFGLLIGLIFPFAVVPLGVAHDVALRPAFFAATILAGLLVGAINTALVQMVVGVRLRALAVSMRRVEVSLREATETGDWSSCDPASCHVPVDSTDELGESADSFNHLVESLAASHRVNDGISAIGEALAAHLELASLAESTLHELTIRTGIDGAALLVVNAGRVDLVGSLGIRDASGLADSDAVQNVVRSHEVRVLHLPPEVTVTGTVVTFVPAEVRVLPVRHGVATVGVLVLAAARPMDREAVAVVESALPNLAVALTNALNHQDLQRVAALDPLTSVYNRRFGVERLKEEVARSQRSGDALGLLILDLDHFKSVNDTYGHLVGDQVLQSAVLATRQVLRDGDVLVRYGGEEFLVILPGAGRGDLTDMAERIRRSISETEILTGGHRLSITVSIGGAGLPDQVIRDPAELIGIADQALYSAKATGRDRSVIA